The DNA window CACCCGGGACTGAACTGGACAACGAACTCATAGCCAGAGCCCGGCGGGATGGCCTCAACACGGGGATAACCTACATGGATGCCCTTGCAGCCGAAGCAGCCTACAGGGTGGAGGAGATGGCTGTAAGTGGCGCCGATGAGGTTGAGGTGAGGAGCACGATAGCAAGGTCCCTCTCTGACCTGAACCTCATCCTGGATGATGTGGCCATGAGGTACATAACGAGCAGAAACCGTGAGATAGACCTTAGGGGCCCCCTCTTCTCAACTGTAAGGGGCAGGCTGGAGTGAGAGGATGATCATAACAGGAAGGGTCAGTTCAGGTTTCGGTGAGGGCGCATACTTCATGACAAGGGACGTCTACCTTGAACAGTTCAGGAAGAAACTGGGTTTCGAGCCATTCCCCGGCACCCTCAACATAGAAACCGGTGACCCTGAAATCGTCGGAGAACTTCGCCTTAGGGCTGATAAAATACATGGTGGGGGCGGTTTCGGGGATGTGCTCTATGTTAGGGCCGTGCTGAACGATGAGGTTGATGGCGCCATTCTGTTCCCTGTTAAAACCCATCACAGGGACGTGTGCCTTGAATTTGTTGCACCGGTGAACCTCAGAAAAACCCTTAAATTAAGAGATGGAGATACTGTTAGCCTAAAGATAATGGATGATGAGTCACCAGATTAATTGAGTGATACAACAGAGTCGTGATCATATGATTCAGGAAGCCCTTAAAGCACTCAGAAAGGGAGAAATGGTCCTTGTATTCGACGCGGACAACCGTGAACGGGAAACAGATATGATTGTTGCTGCCGAAAAAACAACCCCTGATCACATCAGGGTCATGAGGAACGATGCAGGTGGCCTCATATGTGTACCTGTATCCTGGGAGAACTCAGAAAGTCTCGGTATACCCTACATGACCGATATAATGAATGAGGCCTCAGGCCGCTACCCGGTACTCAGCAGACTCTCACCCCATGATATACCCTACGATGAAAAGTCGGCGTTCTCCATAACAGTGAACCACCGGAGGACATTTACAGGAATAACCGACAATGACAGGGCCCTGACCATAAGGGAGCTTGCAGAGCTCTGTAAAAACAAAAAACACCATGAGTTCGGGGATCTTTTCCGATCACCTGGCCATGTCACCCTCCTGAGGGCCGCTGATGGCCATGTGACCAGGAGGAGGGGCCACACCGAGATGAGCATAGCACTCATGGAGATGGCAGGACTTGAGGGAGTTGCGGTCTGCTGTGAGATGATGGATGACAGGACCGGTAATGCGCTTTCAACGGATGACGCCATGAAATATGCGGAGGAACACGACCTCATATTCATGAGCGGAGCAGACCTCATTGAATCATACATGGAATTCAGATCTTAGAGGTGTTTCTTATGGATAGGCTGAAGATAGGAATCAGTGGACTTGATGACACAATAGGCGGCTTCCCCATGGGCAGATCCGTCCTTATAACCGGGGAACCCGGATGTGGGAAGACAATCTTTGGATTGCGTTTTGCAATAAGTAGCTGCATGGAGGGATACAACACGGTCTATATCACAGCCGAGGAGGACGCCAATGACCTCCACATCCAGGCAAACTCCTTTGGCTGGAATACCCAGGAACTTGAGGAGAGGGGACTCCTCAACTTCATTGAACTGACCGGTATAAGGGCCGGGATAACAGAGGCCGAGCTCAGCATGGACATGGACCCAATGAAGGGCAACTTCACCAAGATAATACACGACATCCCCCCTGAGGCTGAGGTGGTTGTGATAGACAGTCTCGGGGGCTACACAGCCAAGTTAACAGCATATGAGTTCAGGAACCAGTTTGACCTCCTGGTATATGAGCTCAAGCAGAGGGGGATAACCTCTGTCATCATACTTGACAGCGCAACCTCCAAGGAATTCAATGAACTTGCCCTCTTCTCGGTCTATGGTGCCATAAAGCTCGGCAGGAGGGAGAACCCCTACACAGGTCGAAGGGAGCGTATAATGGACATAGTTAAGATGAGAAGCACCAAGACACCCCTACAGTTCCTCACCTATGAGATAGGCGGAGAGGAGGGTATAACAATAACAGAGGGGGAGGAGATCCCTGAGGAGGATCTTGAAATTTAACCCCACCACCACTATTTTTTTATCACCTAAAAAATAACCTAATTTTTCCTGAATCTTCTCATTATCTCCTCAAGGTCAGTGTATCCCCTGAATTCTGGTTCTGCTGCTTTAGATATGAGAAGATCCACGTCAAGGTTCTCCTCAACAGCCTCCATGGCCCTCATGCAGAAGTCCTCAAGTTTTATCTCAACCTCGGGGGTTCCGCCCCTCCTGCTCATCTTAACCCGGGGCAAAGGAAGGTACCTCCCCCCTGAGGCCCTCTCGAATATATCCATGTCATAGACCCTGTTGAGGATGGCATGGGGGACCTCAACCCCAAGCCTCTCAAGGACACTTATATGGGCGTCCAGGTCAACAGCCGCAGACTCCACCCCGCCCCTGCTGCAGCCGGCCACCATTATAACCGGTATTCCCGCTGCAAGTGCAATTTCGGCCCCGGAGTAGGGCACGGTTTCATTGAGGAGCCCTGTTAATATGCTCATAACACCTTCGATCAGTATTATATCATACCTTCCCCTCACCGATTTCAGGGCATCCTCAAGGTCCATCCAGCCAAGGTGCCCTATCCTTATGGAGGAGTGTTTCTCCATTGGCTCCTTTATGAGGTAGAGGGCCGGTACTATGTCCCTGACATCAGGGCCCACCTTCATGACCCCCACCCTGAGACCCCTCTTCCTGAGGGCCCCTGCAAGGCCGGTGACTATGAAGGTCTTCCCTGCATCCGAGCCCGTGGATGCTATCATGATTGCTGGCGGGGTATTCCTGGTCTCGCTTCCTCTTTCCTCAACGTTTATACCTGTTCCCACACCTATCTCTGACCTCAGGGTTTTTCTGAGTTCCCGGTTCTTCTCCATTATCCTCTCCCTTGCATCCTCACCGGCGCCCAGAAACTCCAGTATGTTCTCCACAAGGGCGGGGTTCTCATCCAGTGCCCCGTGGACCATGGTACCTGCGACGTTTCCATCATCACTGCAGACACCCGAGGTTACCTCAAGTCTCCTGTCCCTGTAATCGGCCCTCCTTATTATTGAGCGCATTATCTCAGGTGCATCCCCCCTTATCTCACCGTAGGTGTGGCAGTGAAAACCGGTTACCCTCTCACCGGTCAAACCTGCGGTGAGGAATGACTCCCCGGTGACAAGGGCCTCCACACGGTCGTTACTTATCATTGGGTGGAATGATACATTCAGGAGCCCCAGACCCTCCCTGTATATGGGGCACGGCGATTTTCTCCCTATATCCGTCCTCTCTGCCAGTGCCTGGAACCCTGAGCAGATGCCAAGGACAAATTTCCCCTCAGCAGCCATCCTCCCTATCTCTGATCCAAGGTCCGCTGATAGACTCCCTGACTCAACTATGCTCCCACCGGGTATTATGATGCCATCCAGGACCCTGTGGGCCCTCTCACCATTCACGAGGCCATTCTCCTTAACCAGGTCGGTGGGTAGAAATCCAAAATCCTCAAAGGCCGGCACAGAGCCCCTCAGATATGCAAGTCCAATCCTCATGTAAACTCACTCTAAAGGGAGGCTATACCCCTCATTGCAGAGAGTATCATTCCATCGTCCCCTGGCTTTGCCTGGAGCTGCAGGCCCACAGGAACCCCATTAACGTCACCTGCAGGCATGCTTGCAGCGGGTATACCTGCAAGGTTGGCTATTACTGTGAGGACATCGTATGCATACATCTCCATTGGTTCAAGTTCCTCTCCAAGCCTGTGGGGGAGTTTCGGGACTGTGGGGCCCAGTATGATGTCCACGTCCTTCAGGAGCCCCTCTATCTCCCTTCTTATGAGTGACCTTGCCTGGAGGGCCCTCCTGTAGTATTTACCAGATAGTTCCTTCTGGCTGATGTAGGAACCCATGTGTATCCTTCTGAGCACCTCAGGGCCGCATACGTCCTCTATCCTGTGTCCATACTTCCTGCCATCATACTTTCTTGTGGCTGAGAAGAACTCAACATAGTTTATGAGGTAATAGGTTGGGAGGCAGAGGTCGATGTAGCCAAAATCAACTTCCACTATCTCAGCCCCCTCATCCTCTATCAGGTCAAGTTTCCTCTGGATGGCAGCATCTATTGAGTCATCGGTGACCTCAAGGAACTGCTTCACGACCCCGAAGCGAATATCCTTCAGTTCCCGATCCACGCCGAGTTCCCGGTCCTCTGCAATGGTTGTTGGGTCGGTGGGGTCATGGCCTGAGATCACCTCAAGGGTCAGCTGAAGGCCGGATACGTCAGCTGCAAGGGGCCCTATCTGGTCGAAGCTCATGGCAAGATCAAGGAGTCCCTGCCTTGAAACCAGCCCATAGGTTGGCTTGAACCCCATAACCCCACAGTGAGAGGCAGGGTTCCTTATGGACCCCCCTGTATCTGATCCCAGTGCAATATCGCACATCCCGGCTGCAACGGCAGCTGCGCTTCCCCCACTGGAACCGCCGGGTATCCTTCCAGGTGCAGAGGGGTTGTCTGTGGGGCCGAAGAATGAGGTCTCCGTTGAACTCCCTGCTGCGAATTCATCCATATTGGTCATGCCGATTATTATCCCGTCCTCTTCCTTTATGCGCCTTATGACGGTTGCATCATAGCTGCCAGTGTAGTTTTCAAGGGTCCTGGATGCAGCGGATACCGTGAAGCCCTCCACGTTGATGTTGCTCTTAACCCCCACGACTAGTCCCGCCAGTTTACCTGTCCTTTCACCTGAGGCTATCCTTGAGTCTATCTCCTCAGCTTTCTGGAAGGCCTCATCCTCCCTGACCTCTATAAATGCGTTTACATCATCATTTTTTGCCCTTATTGTCCTGATGAACCTTTCAAGGTTCTCTGATGCGGTCATGCCATGATCCTTAATCATTTCAACCTTATCCCTGATTTCCATTTCCAAACACCTGTATACTATCATTAAGTAAACCGATTATCATGAAGAGCTGCATTTGAGGGTCCTCTGCCTTCCCAGGATGGTTATCCTGAGGTATCTTCAGATGCCAGGTCACCCTCCTATCTGGGTTTAATTTCATTTTCAATATTAATAAATGTGAAGATGTCCAAGATCTAGGATATGGAACCATGGATGGAAAGGGTGAAGTGATGGAGAAAACCATTATACTCAAAAAAAGTGATGTTGAGGGTCTTCTGACCATGGAAGACTGCCTGAAGGCTGTTGAGAACGCATTTGTCCAGGATGCCCTTGGCCGCGTCCAGATGCCCCCCAAGATGTACCTATTCTTCAGGGAACACAATGGGGACCTCAGGGTGATGCCCTCCTACCTTGAGGAACTTGAAATGGCGGGTGTTAAGTGCGTGAATGTCCACCCCTCCAATCCCCGTGAACATTCCCTCCCTACTGTCATGGCTGTCATAGAGCTTGTCGATCCAAGGACCGGGTTCCCCCTTGCACTCATGGATGGAACCCACATAACCGATATGAGGACCGGGGCGGCCGGTGGGGTATCCGTGAAGTACCTTGCAGATCGGGAGGCATCAACACTTGGGATGGTGGGTGCCGGGAGACAGGCCTGGACACAGCTCATGGCCATCAGCAGGGTCGCGGACCTTGAGGAGGCCTACGTGTACTGCAGGACACCCTCCCAGCGAGAGAAATTCGCAAAGAGGGCCTCTGAGATCTATGATTTCAGGGTCAATCCTGCACGGGATATCAGGGAGGCTGTGAAGGGTATGGATGTGGTTGTAACGGCCACGCCATCAAGGAAGCCGCTGGTGAAGGCTGACTGGATAACGCCAGGGACCCACATATGTGCCATGGGGGCAGATGCCCCTGGAAAGCAGGAGCTGGACCCCCTCATACTCAAAAGGGGGAGGGTATTCTATGATAACTGGGAACAGGCATCCCACAGTGGAGAGATAAACGTACCCCTCAGTGAGGGGCTGATCACAGAGGAGGACCTTCAGGGAACAATAGGGGATGTGATAACAGGTAAAATTGAGGGTAGAAGATCAGGTGAGGATATAACAGTATTCGATTCAACCGGACTCTCACTGCAGGACGTTACAACCGCCTGGATGGTCTATGAGAGGGCCTCTGAGTCAGGGCAGGGCCTGGAGGTTGACCTGCAGGGCTGAGAAAGATGCTATAAAACTCTGATCTCCAGGTTTTCGTCCTTCACTGCCCCGAGAAAAGATGCTATATAGGATGGTGAACACAGTTAGTTACCGGAGCTGTGATATCATGTACCCCACCAGGACATCAATGCATGAACTCCTCTTAAGGATGGACCATGTGTTTGAGAGGATAAGGATACTCGGGAGGACCAGGGCCCTCAGGAAGGATGAGATAGAGGAGATTGACCGTCACCTCACTGAGATCATGAAGATACTGAACAGGTACAATTAGGCTGGAAGAATGCTCAGTGTAATCCTATTTACCATAACATCCTTCATCATAGGCCTCTCAGGGGCAATGGCCCCTGGCCCCCTTCTCACCGTCACGGTCTCGGACTCCATTCAGGGGGGTTTCAGGGCAGGGCCCCTCCTTGTCACCGGCCACATCCTGGGTGAGGCCATCCTTGTTGTTCTGATATTCATGGGTATGGGCTACCTACTCTCATCAGAGTCCGCATCCTCATTCATTGGGATTGCAGGTGGCTCCGTCCTCATCTGGACCGGAATCAGGGGTCTTAGGTCTGGGGACGAAACATTGGGGGATATTGAAGCAGGTGGATCGGTCCTCAGGGGAGCAGTGATAAGTTTTTCCAACCCCTACTTCTTTATATGGTGGGGTGCCGTTGGGGCCGCCCTCATGTACAGTGGAGTTGAACTTGCAGGTGCTGCTGGACTTGCAGGTTTCCTGGTGGGTCACTGGTCATCCGACCTAGCCTGGTACAGCCTGGTATCTTTCCTATCATCCAGGGGATCATTTGATACATCTGGGAAGGTCTACAGGGCGATTATGGTGGTATGTAATGGGTTTCTGATTATGGTGGGAGCCTACTTTTTTGTTAATGCTTTAATTTGAATATATAAACGGTACGGCCTCAAATCATTAATACCATGAAATGCATAGTATTAATTGATGAAGGCGGCTGTTTTTGATAACTCAGGGACACTTATAAGAAGGTACAGGGCCCTTAAAAACCTGAAAACCGGTGAAATATGTGACAGGATGAATTCTCTTGATATTGTGGATTACAGGGACAGAAGGGCCCTCGTTGTGCTTCAGACTGACCCCGCAACATGTATAGTTAATGCAAAACCTGACCAGACCATCCATGAGTTCATAAAGAGGAATAATATAGATTTCGATGTCAGCTACGCCAACACAGCGGTTACCTCTGATGAGATCATGGATATCCTCAGTGGTGACCCTGCAACTGTCAGGGACATACAGGACACCATAGATGCCGTTTCCAGGAGGGACTACAACATACAGATATGCAGTGGATCCGGCTTCATAGTCAACGTTGACAGAAACATGGTTGACTTCACAATAACTGCAGGTGGAAAACTCTTCCCTGAGGTCCCTGAGGTTGTGGATGAACTCAAAGAGAGAAACATCCATATATACATTGCCTCGGGGGACCGCCGGGGGTCACTGAGGGAACTTGCAAGGATCATCAGGATACCTGAGGAAAACGTCTTTGACACCGCCGACACCGAGAGGAAGGCAGAGATAATCCAGGAGCTGAAGCGAAGGTACAGCAGGGTCATGATGGTGGGTAACGGCCTTAACGATATCCTTGCATTGAGGGAGGCTGACGTGGGGGTTCTGACACTCCAGCAGAGGGAACCTGTTCCTCAGAGGCTGATTGATGCTGCTGACCATGTTGTTGATAACATAAGGGAGGTTCTGGATATAGAATTCTAAGGTTTTAGGTTCTGGATATAGAATTCTAAAGTTCTAGGTTCTGGATATATTCTGAAATATGGGGGGCTGATATTGAGTGAACTGTGCATTGTGCAGGTGAATGACACCCACGGATACCTCAAATCCCACCCGGAACTCTTCTGGGAGGGCAGAGACATAAGGTATGAGACCCTGGGGGGCTACCACCACATAGCAGGCCTTGTGGATGAGATGCGTGAAGAGGGACCCACACTACTCCTTGACTGTGGTGACACCATACACGGCACATACCATGCCGTGAAGAGCGAGGGTGCCGCCCTTATCCCTATCCTCAATGAAATGAGCTTTGATGCAATGACAGCCCACTGGGAGTTCGCTTATGGACCCAGAAGATTCATGGAAATATCTGAAAAACTGAATCACCCGGTTCTTGCAATAAACTGCTACCATGAGGGGACAGAACGCCTTGCTTTTAGACCATATGAGATAGTGGAGAGGGGTGACCTCCAGGTGGGTGTTGTGGGGATAGCATCCAATATAGTGGATAAGGTGATGCCCCCACGGTTCAGTGAGGGCCTTGAGTTCACCCTTGGACGTGATGAGCTCCCATACTGGATAGAGAGGCTCCGTGACGGGGAGAGGGTCGACCTCGTGGTGGTCATATCACATCTGGGGTTCCCCCAGGAGTGCCAGCTGGCGGCGGATGTTGATGGCATAGACGTGCTTCTGAGCGCCCACACCCACAACAGGCTTGAGAGGCCCTTCATTGTCAATGACACCATCATAATACAGTCAGGGTGCCACGGCTCATTCATTGGACGCCTTGACCTTGAGGTTGATGGTGGTGTCCGGAAATTCAAACACGAACTTGTAAGGGTCAGGGGGCCGTCAAATGAGGATGTTGAGGAGATGGTCATGAGGGCGGCTGATGTGGACAGGGACTACCTTGAGGCCACCGTGGGTTCAACCAGGACTCACCTCAACAGGTACACCATACTGGAGTCAACCATGGACAACCTTCTCCTCAGGGCAATAATGGATGTGGGTGACTCTGAACTTGCATTCTCCAATGGATGGCGCTACGGTGCCCCGGTACCCCCTGGGGATATCCGGGTTGAGGACCTCTGGAACATGATCCCTGTTAATCCCCCGGTATCCCGTGTTGAACTTCTGGGGAGGGAGATCCTGGAGATGATGGAGGAGAACATTGAGCTCACATTCTCCAGGGACCCCTACAGGCAGATGGGTGGCTACCTCAAGAGGTGCCTGGGCCTTGAGATCTACTTCAAGATAGAGAACCCTCCAGGTAGCAGGATACAGAAGATATTCGTGAATGGAAAGCCCCTTGAGCCGGATAGAACCTACAGTGCAGTTTATGTAACCAGTCAGGGTGTGCCATCACGGTACGGTGAGAACCACGAGGAGATGGACATAAGGGCCGTTGACGCGCTCAGGGAGTACGTTGAGAAGAACAGCCCGGTTGATGCCCAACTCGATGGGAGGATAACGCCAGTATGATTGTCCTCATGCGAGGAATACCCTTTGAATATTGTACTGAAGCCATTAGGGATAGCACTGTATGACTTTCTTCAACTGTAATTGTGAACCGGGGTGATCATGATGGGTGATGAGAGGATTTGCCGTGTGGTCTTCCACCTTGATGAGGATGACGATGAGAGGGTTTTGCTGCTCCTTGCCAATGTGAGGAACCTGATGGCAGACATTCAGAATGTTGAAATTGAGGTTGTGGCATACTCAAAGGGTGTCAGTGCCCTCATGAGGGACTCAGAGTACTCAGATATGATCGGTGAGCTCATTGATGATGGTGTCAGATTCGCTGCCTGTTCCAACACCATGAAGGCGCTGGGTATAACCTCAGGAGACCTTGTTGATGGTGTTGATGCAGTATCATCGGGCGTGGGTGAGATTGTGAGAAAACAGACAGATGGATGGGCCTATATAAGGCCCTGATATCCTGGAGGAACCCAAATATCCCCGTGGCGTGCGTCACTGATTTCATGCCTATATAAGGCCCCGATATCTAGAGGAACCTCTTGAGGATCATGATTGCATAGGCAATGGAGCTGTACTCTGGTGTGAATGGTGTCATCAGGAGTGCCACAATTGCTGCAAATGGCATCAGGAGGTTCCTCTTAAGTGACCTAAGGTACTGGTCCCTTTCAACATCCATGAGCCCATTCTTATACGCATAGAACCAGCTTGCAGATAGGAGAAGACCTATCATCAGCATGTTAACATGGAATATGACATTGGATGTTACAAATCCACTATAGTCTCCTGTGAGTTCCGTTGAGAAGGGCACCATGGCCACGAACATCAGCCAGAATATATTTATCCACAGGAAACCCGTGTCAACCTCCTTCAGGCTTTCAAATTGCATGTGGTTAACCCGCCAGAAAATCCCGAGGAGGAGGAAGCTTAAGCAGTAGATGTAGATCCTGGGGGCGAGGAGTGTGAGGTATGAAGCCATTGAGGACTCTGTTATGATCCCCTCTGGCACCTCAATACCGAGAACAAGGAGTGTCATCGCAATGGCAAATATTCCATCCACAAGGCCCTCAATTCTGTTCTTCTTCATGTTTCATGCCTCAATAAAATGATTCCAGGAGTCTCCTGCTTTTTATGACTCCCTCATAGTTATTCAGTTCTATAACCCCGCGGTCTATCCCCCGGAGGAGTTCAAGGTCAACTGTACCCTCCCCCAGGGGGAGGTGCTGGTCCCTTTCACCGTTGTTGTCGCTCAGGTGGTGGTGGGCTATTCTTTCCATCCTGAGGAAATCCTCCATGAACCCTGTGGTGTTTGCATGGCCCACATCCACAGTCACGTATGATCCACATTCCTCTGAGAATTCTTCAAGCTCACGGGGGCTGTTGCAGAGGTATGAGAATCTGCCTGGCATGTTCTCAACTGAGAACTTTACCGATGAATCCTCTGCATGGGCCACGCAGTTTCTAAGTGTTTCGGCCGCGAATTTAAGGGCAGCGTTTCTTATCCGCTCCTCCCTCCTGTGCACAAGGCCGGGATGTGTTGTTACGGTCGTTGCCCCTATCCTTGCTGCGAGTTCCACCGTCTCCATCATCTGCTTTTCTGTCTCCTCCCTCACGCCCTGGTTCATGCTGCCAGGGTTCAGGTCTATGGTGGGGGCGTGGAGGAGTATCTCAAGGTCAAAGGATTCAAAGACCTCCAGTGCTGCCCCGTCTTCAAGGAGCCTCCGGGGCCAGTAGGGTCCCTCACAGAGTATCTCAATGAGCTGGAAGCCGTCCTCCTCTGCTTTCTCCAGGATGTTCTCCATTGGTTCCATGAAAAGTGCCAGGGTTGAAAATCCAAGCCTCATATAGATCCCGGTTGATTTTCTATTCAGCCGGCCTTATGAGTGTTTCCATTCCCTCTGAAAATGAAAGATACTTATAGGTGCCTGGATCTGCAGGTCCCTGCGGTGTTAAGACGTCTAAAGTGCCCCTGACCATTGGCTGGATGTGAAGGGCGTTCCTCGCTTGATAATGTGTGGTGATCAGAACCGTTTCAGTGTTACCAGACCTTACCTTCATCGTACCACCAAAAAGTATATATAAAACAGGATATATCAGAAAATTGATATATCACTTTCTGGAGATGTCCTGATGTGTGCAGAAAATGGCCCCCATGGAGAGGGGGGACAGTTCGATGAGAAGATAATAAAGAGTTTCATGAGGGGATTCGGAAAAACAATGATCCTCTGGATGATAAGCAGGGAAAAAATCCATGGATACGAGATAATGCGAAGACTTGAGAAGTTCTACTCAATCAAGGGGATGCACTGCCAGGAGATCAAACCACCCGGTCCAAGCGTCATCTACCCAATACTCCACGACCTGGAGAAGAAGGGACTCATAAGGGGTTCATGGGAGATGCACGGGGAGAAGAGGGTCAAGTACTACGAGATAACCCCACTGGGCAATGAAACCATAGAGAGGATCCGTGATATAATGAAAAACCACATCTCAAGGATATGGGAGGACTTCTGGAACGACATGTTCCCATGTGAGAGGGAGGAGGAAGAATGAAATACGCCATAGAGACCTACGACCTCACAAAGGTCTACGGGGACTTCAAAGCCGTTGACAGCCTTAACATGAAGATAGAGAAGAACTCCATCTTCGGATTCCTGGGGCCCAACGGGGCAGGTAAGACCACAACCATAAAGATGCTCACCTGCCTCATACCACCAAGTTCAGGTACAGCCCGTGTCGCCGGATACGATATACTGGAGAACCCCGACGAGGTGAGACAGCAGATAGGCATGGTCCCCCAGAAGGTCAGCCTCTACGAGGACCTCACAGCAAGGGAGAACGTGGAGATGTGCGCAGACTTCTACGGGATGCCAGAGGACCTCAAGGAAACAAGGATCGATGAACTCATGGAGCTGGTCGACATAAAGTACGCGGCAGATAAACCCGTTGGACAGATGTCAGGGGGACAGCAGCAGAAGGT is part of the Methanothermobacter sp. K4 genome and encodes:
- a CDS encoding TMEM175 family protein, encoding MKKNRIEGLVDGIFAIAMTLLVLGIEVPEGIITESSMASYLTLLAPRIYIYCLSFLLLGIFWRVNHMQFESLKEVDTGFLWINIFWLMFVAMVPFSTELTGDYSGFVTSNVIFHVNMLMIGLLLSASWFYAYKNGLMDVERDQYLRSLKRNLLMPFAAIVALLMTPFTPEYSSIAYAIMILKRFL
- a CDS encoding sugar phosphate isomerase/epimerase; translated protein: MRLGFSTLALFMEPMENILEKAEEDGFQLIEILCEGPYWPRRLLEDGAALEVFESFDLEILLHAPTIDLNPGSMNQGVREETEKQMMETVELAARIGATTVTTHPGLVHRREERIRNAALKFAAETLRNCVAHAEDSSVKFSVENMPGRFSYLCNSPRELEEFSEECGSYVTVDVGHANTTGFMEDFLRMERIAHHHLSDNNGERDQHLPLGEGTVDLELLRGIDRGVIELNNYEGVIKSRRLLESFY
- a CDS encoding PadR family transcriptional regulator, yielding MCAENGPHGEGGQFDEKIIKSFMRGFGKTMILWMISREKIHGYEIMRRLEKFYSIKGMHCQEIKPPGPSVIYPILHDLEKKGLIRGSWEMHGEKRVKYYEITPLGNETIERIRDIMKNHISRIWEDFWNDMFPCEREEEE